From Pan troglodytes isolate AG18354 chromosome 11, NHGRI_mPanTro3-v2.0_pri, whole genome shotgun sequence, the proteins below share one genomic window:
- the RNF208 gene encoding RING finger protein 208, whose translation MPSDPGPEAGSGWPGLLMSCLKGPHVILKMEAMKIVHPEKFPELPAAPCFPPAPRPTPTLAPKRAWPSDTEIIVNQACGGDMPALEGAPHTPPLPRRPRKGSSELGFPRVAPEDEVIVNQYVIRPGPSASAASSAAAGEPLECPTCGHSYNVTQRRPRVLSCLHSVCEQCLQILYESCPKYKFISCPTCRRETVLFTDYGLAALAVNTSILSRLPPEALTAPSGGQWGAEPEGSCYQTFRQYCGAACTCHVRNPLSACSIM comes from the coding sequence ATGCCCTCTGACCCCGGGCCCGAGGCGGGCAGTGGCTGGCCGGGCCTCCTCATGTCCTGCCTGAAGGGTCCCCATGTCATCCTCAAGATGGAGGCCATGAAGATTGTCCACCCTGAAAAGTTCCCTGAGCTACCGGCTGCCCCCTGCTTCCCGCCTGCTCCCCGGCCCACCCCAACTCTGGCACCCAAGCGTGCCTGGCCCTCAGACACAGAGATCATTGTCAACCAGGCCTGTGGGGGGGACATGCCTGCCTTGGAAGGGGCACCCCATACCCCGCCACTGCCACGGCGGCCCCGTAAGGGAAGCTCGGAGCTGGGCTTTCCCCGCGTGGCCCCAGAGGATGAGGTCATTGTGAATCAGTACGTGATTCGGCCTGGCCCCTCGGCCTCGGCGGCTTCTTCGGCAGCGGCAGGCGAGCCCCTGGAGTGCCCCACCTGTGGGCACTCCTACAATGTCACCCAGCGGAGGCCCCGCGTGCTGTCCTGCCTGCACTCTGTGTGTGAGCAGTGCCTGCAGATTCTCTACGAGTCCTGCCCCAAGTACAAGTTCATCTCTTGCCCCACCTGCCGCCGCGAGACTGTGCTCTTCACTGACTACGGCCTGGCCGCGCTGGCTGTCAACACGTCCATCCTGAGCCGCCTGCCGCCTGAGGCGCTGACGGCCCCATCCGGGGGTCAGTGGGGGGCCGAGCCCGAGGGCAGCTGCTACCAGACCTTCCGGCAGTACTGTGGGGCCGCGTGCACCTGCCACGTGCGGAACCCACTGTCCGCCTGCTCCATCATGTAG
- the LOC129136068 gene encoding ring finger protein-like has protein sequence MEGAWALPTWKEEGREQAAGQGEEEECPICTEPYGPRERRLALLNCGHGLCAGCLHRLLGSASSTDLGRVRCPLCRQKTPMLEWEICRLQEELLQADGPSRQPRREAPASYHRNPGPWGSLEHRYQLRFLAGPVGGRGCLPFLPCPPCLGARLWTLRERGPCARRLALLSLLALELLGLLLVFTPLLLLGLLFMLLDRSGR, from the coding sequence ATGGAGGGTGCCTGGGCCCTTCCAacctggaaggaggaggggagagagcagGCAGCAGggcagggggaagaggaggagtgcCCAATCTGCACAGAGCCCTACGGGCCCAGAGAGCGCCGCCTGGCCCTGCTGAACTGTGGCCACGGCCTGTGTGCGGGCTGCCTGCACAGGCTGCTGGGCTCAGCCTCCAGTACCGACCTGGGCCGGGTGCGCTGCCCGCTGTGCCGCCAGAAGACGCCCATGCTGGAGTGGGAGATCTGCCGGCTACAGGAGGAGCTGCTACAGGCCGACGGGCCCTCACGCCAGCCCCGCCGAGAGGCCCCTGCATCCTATCACCGCAACCCTGGGCCCTGGGGCTCCCTGGAGCACCGCTACCAGCTGCGCTTCCTGGCAGGGCCCGTGGGCGGCCGGGGCTGCCTGCCCTTCCTGCCCTGTCCACCCTGCCTGGGTGCCCGGCTCTGGACCCTGCGGGAGCGGGGACCCTGTGCCCGCCGCCTGGCGCTGCTGAGCCTGCTGGCCCTTGAGCTTCTGGGGCTGCTGCTGGTCTTCACGCCGCTCCTGCTGCTGGGACTGCTCTTCATGCTCCTGGACCGCTCTGGCCGCTGA